AGGTAATCGCTATATAGTTTCCCGTCAGGCACGTTTTGGGCGATGCTGCCATATATGATCTCATCGCACAGAAGGTACGGAGAAGAAAATGGCAGTGACATCAAAGATTTGATAAGGATAATTATGATAAATGCCAGTATTATGATAGCGATATCATGGTTATTGGCCAGATCAAGGATTTTTTTAGGGATCTTAATCATAAACATACCATTACGAATTTACGAAGTTATCATAATTAATATATAAATGTTTATTATATATCAAGCCGGGAATGGTTAAATTACATATAGTGACAGGCATTATGCCTATTAAACTTTTTTATATTTTGTATATAAAATAAATTTTAAAGAATCACTTATCGTAAGCTTATTTTAAATATTTTGAAGAGGGACGATGATCGGGGAATAAAAACAGTACCGCACAATATAGATATACCCGTAAAGAGTTACTCGATTAGCTGAATAACTGGATACACGGGATCGGGACATACGGTTTAATATTAAAGATTTTAGTGATCCGGCCGACACATGTTGACAGGAGTAAAATTTTATAATATCACTACCAACAACGATAGGATTATCTCATAATAAATAACAGTCCCGCCAAAAACTAACAGGTATCATTTATGAGTTCGGTGAAAGTCATATCAAAGAACATACGGTCACTTTTTTTCGCCCAAATAGTAACTATGACTGCCGGGATCATAATGACCATGTTCATAGCGAGAACTCTTGGTGACGCTAATTACGGTAAACTTGCTTTTTCCCAGACGTTTATCAGCCTGTTGATAATATTTGCTGACCTGGGCCTGAATACATTCGCTACAAGGGAGATATCGAGGTATAAAGAACTTACTGACACGTATTTTAAAAATATAATGATAATAAAAATAATATTATCGATATTTACGATCATATTAATAGCGTCACTGATCAATTTATTGAATTACCCTGCCGACACCGTCACAATAGTATATCTGATCGGCATCTCTATCCTGCTAAATAATTTCTCGCTATTCTTCAGGTCCATATTCAGGGCGTATGATAAAATGGAATATGAAGCCTTCCTGAATATCACGACCAGTGTCTTTAAGCTGGGACTGGTATTTATCGTATTGCACCAAGGGTATGGACTTATAGAGATCGGATATGCGTTCATAGCGGCAGAGATCCTCAATTTCGTTCTAAGTTTTATCATATCGATAAAAAAATTTACCAGGCCAAAGCTGGATATTGATGTAAGCATATGGAAGGACATACTGATCCAGGCGATCCCGTATGGCATCACAGTATTTATCGGGCTAATATACCTGAAGATCGATATAGTGATACTATCGATGATAAAGGGCTATGCCGTTGTCGGCTGGTATGAAGCATCCTGTACCATCATCTACGCTCTTGTATTTATCCCCACAATATTGAATTATGCCATATTCCCGGTAACGTCAAGGCTTTTCATCACGTCCAGGGATTCGATGAAGACAGTGACCGAGAGATTATTAAAATACTCTTTTATCATATCCGTACCCATACTTTTTACATTGATCATCTTATCAAGGGACATCATATTATTGATATTCGGAGAAAAGTTCGAGAGCTCGATCCTGATACTGCAGATCATGAGCCTGTATATATCGTTCAGGTTCGTGAACTACGTGCTGGGAAATACCTTATCGTCCATTAATAAGGAGCCTTCGAGGACATTTTGCGCGTTCATAGTAGCAACGGTCAATATCGCATTAAACGTCATGCTCATCCCGGCATTCAGCTATACGGGGGCGGCGGTAACTACAGTGGTCACGGAAGCCCTGTTATTTGTCCTGTATTACTATTACAACAATAGACTATTCTATAAGGTGCCGTTAAAAAGCCTGTTCTTTAAGCCAATTATAGCTTGCTTTTGTACCATGATGATCGTGATCGTTTTTAACTGGCTTAACCCGATCCTGCTGGCCGCGTTAAGCACTGCCTGCTTCATAACGGCATTAATTATGACAGGGGCGTTTGACGATTATGATAAAAAGTTAGCTAAGACATTATTTTTGGATAATGATCTTATCGGGAAGGTGTTTAAAAATGAACGTGCGGGCGATTAGGGACGGGAGCTGTACCGGTTGCGGCACATGCGCTGCATTTTGCCATAAAGGTGCTATCCGGCTAAACATAGACGAGGCCCGGGGAGTGTATTATCCGAACGTATCCGAAAACAGTTGTGATGAATGCGGCATCTGTTTAAAAGTCTGTCCGGGGAACGACGCCGATCTTTATTCCCTGAACGAACAGGTATCCGGAAAAAAGCAAATGGACGTATTTATTGGAAACTACCTGAATTGTTATACAGGGTATAGTAATGATGAAAAGACCAGGAGTGACTCTACATCCGGAGGATTGGTGACCGGGCTGCTGATATACGCCCTGGAGTCAGGTATCATTGACGGGGCGTTGGTGACAAGGATGTCCCGGACAGACCAGTTAATACCGGAACCTTTCATAGCGAGGACCAAAGAGGATATCATCGATGCTTCAGGGTCAAAATATTGTCCGGTGCCGTTGAACGCCTTGTTAAAAGAAGTCATCTCATCAAAGAAAGGAGAAAAGTTTGCCGTCGTCGGGCTTCCCTGCCATATTCACGGGATGAAAAAAGCGTCTTCGGTCTTTAAAGAATTAAATGATAAGATCGTATTGTACATCGGATTATTCTGTAACCATACTCCGAATTTTTTTGCTTTACCATCCATACTGGACAGGATGAACATTAAAAAGGATGATATCACAAAAATAAATTATCGTCATAACGGATGGCCCGGTTTCATAACGGTGACTGCGGCAGAAAAGGAGTATAAGATACCTTTTAGTGACGGCTGGAGTATAATGGGATCCTATTTATTTTATCCTAAAAGATGCTTGCTGTGCAGCGATGGCCTGGCAGAGCTTTCCGACATATCTTTCGGTGATGCTTGGCTACCGGAGTATATGAAGGATAAAGCAGGAACGTCGATAGCCATAAGCAGAAGCGATAAGGCGGATTATCTGATAAATAAGATGTCAGCTTCAGGAAGGATAACTATCGGTCGGATAGATGCCGAAAAAGTCGCCGTATCCCAAAAAATAATGCTTTATTTAAAAAAGAAAAACATAAACTCAAGGATAAGGCTATTAAAAAGTGATATGTCCTGCGATAATGTTTTGAGTCCGGGCCCGGTAGACTATGCTTTAGCATTATACCCCGTTATCTGCCATAAGCTTTCGAGAAGAAAATTCACTAAATACTTGCCGGTAAAAGCCATAAAAGCCATGGAATATGTCCATCTAAGGCTTTGTAATCTCAGAGCAAGATCGATCCTGCACCATAGGAACGATGATTAAAATGAAGATAAGTATCATAAATAATTATCCCGGGTTCAATAAAGGTAATGAGGCTCTGTTAAACTCTATCCTCACATCCTTGAATGATAAATTCCCCGACGCAGAGTTCAACGTGTATACATATGATCTCGAGTTGAATTATTCTATTAAAAAAGACTATATCAGAGGGATAAAAGTAAATTTCCATAGAGAACTGGGTAAAATAGGTATTAATAAAAAACTTATCAGGACATTTCTCATCACCGTGTCCCTCTTATTATATAGATTCCCGGGAAATATAAAGATCTTTAACGGAAACGGTATCAAGGAATTCGCGGATTCCGACCTCGTGATCAGCACCGGGGGAGATGTCCTGACAGAGGATTATGGGCCGCGGTCGCTCTATAGCTGTTATCTAAACATACTTTATGGAAAATTATTAAAAAAGCCCGTGGTCTTATATGCAGAATCGATAGGGCCGTTCCATAATGCTATCAATAGACGGATGTCAAAGATAGTTTTGAATAAGGCAGACCTGATCACGCTCAGGGAAGAGCTTTCGGAAAAAAACCTGAAGGAGATCGGTGTCAATGACCCGATAATAAAGGTCACGGCAGATTCCGCGTTTTTACTGGAACCGGCGGACGAGAATAGGATAAAAGAGATACTGAATATTGAAGGGCCCGGCATACATCCCGGACCGATGATAGGATTTTCGGTCAGCAGTATCATATCGGATTATGGATTTGAGGGTATAGAAAATAAGAGCGAAAAATATGAAATGTACGTGAGAACGATCTCTGAGGCCGTAGATCATATCACAGGGAAATATGATGCCACGGTCATCTTCGTTCCCCATGTAATACATCCAAGGCATGATGACAGAAAAGTCGCTAACGATATTAAAAAACATATAAAGGACATTTCCGGATGTGTGCTGATCGAAGGCGACTATAAGGCGGAGGAGTTGAAGGGGATCATCGGGAAATGCGATCTTTTTATCGGCTCGCGGATGCACTCGACGATCGCCTCTACATCTATGGGAGTCCCGACGATAGCACTGGCATATTCACAAAAGATGCATGGCATTATCGGAAAAATGCTTGGCCAAAAAAAATATGTCATAGATATAAAAGAATTAGACAAAGATAAGCTGATATCGAAGATAGATGAGGCATGGAGCGATAGGGAGAGCATCAAAAAGGACCTGTCGGCCAGAATGGAAGATGTCAAAAACCTGTCAAAACAAAATGCGGAGCTTGTTTACGGCGTTATGGCGAGGCTTAAAAAAGGAATATGACCATGTGATCCGGGTATTCATCGCATCCGGCATTGACCGATCAGTGATTCAAATATGTCGTTTTGCTTTTTTGCGATAACTTTCCAGTCATAATTTTTTACGACAGATTCCCTGCCGCTTTCCTTTAATTTTATATTAGAGCGCTCATCGTCCAGCAACTGTATTATCATGTCGGGGAATAGTTCCAGTCCTGCTATCAAAATGTCCTTCCCGTTTTCTATTTCCAGTCCGCGTGCGCCGGTCCCGGTAGATATTGTCGGTAGCCCGGCCGAAAGATACTCCAGCACTTTCAGGTTTGTCCCGCCTCCTGTGACCATAGGGTTTATCGCCATATCAGCAGCCTTAAAGTAGACAGATATATCATCCACTAAACCTGTGAAAGTCACATTATCCGTGTCGTTAAACCGCTCGCCGGCCCTGCCGACAACTAAAAAGGCGATATCGTCCCTTTTTATTTTTCCGGATATCTTTAAAATTTCCCCTATGGCATCATAGTTGGGGCCGTATGCCGAGCCCGTGAATAATATTACCTTTTTATCCGTCAGGCCAAGCCTTTCTTTCGCATCTGCCTTTTCCGAAGATGTTGCCGGATAGAATTTGATCGTATCGACACCGTTCGGGATCACATGTATTTTATTTCCATCGATGCCATACGCGCTCATGATCGAATCCTTATCATCCCGTGATACGACAAATATCGCATCGGCATTCTCTACCGCGAATTTTTCTTTCCGGTAAATGTTCTTTAAGATCTTTTTGGAAATAAACGAGCCGTCATTTAAAATATCCGAAAAAAGGTTATACTCCACGTTCTGTTCGACCAGGACAAGAGGCACGTTTTCAGGACATCTTGAATAGATATGATCAAATTGCCATGGATGCTCGACCTGGATCAGGTCACATTCTTTTATCCACTTATCCAGGCATCCGTCGCCAAAAAGATTCAATATATCTCCGGCAAATACCGGCGGTGCCGATATTTTTCCTGAGATATAAGAAATAATGACAGATAGAATATTTACATATCGATATTCCATGTAATTTTTATTTATAGGGATATTTCGTGACCTTAATCCGGACCTGAGTTCAAATTTGCGTATTCCCTGGGCGAAAAGATAGACTTCATTATATTTTGACATCTCTGTGCCTAAGCTAAAAACCCTGAGAGCTCCGCCGCTCTTGGGCGGATATACGCCATATGGCACTACATGGAGGATCTTGATGGACATCACCTTTTCATCATCTTAAGATATTATCTTTTTATAAATATCCAGGGACATTCCGGAAATCTTTTCCCATGACAGCTCATTTTTCATTTTTTCATAAGCGTTCTCACCCATCTCCTTTCTGAGACCATCGTCAGTTAATAATCGTATCATTGCACCGGACAGGCATTTTATGTCCTTTGGAGGCACGATGAGCCCGGTAATGCCATCGTCGACTATCTCCGGCAGCGAGCCCACTCCGGTCACAATTACCGGTTTTTTAAACGCATAGGCAACAGGCACTACTCCGCTCTGCGTCGCGCTGATGTACGGCAGAACGACGATATCGGATGCGGAAAATAGCTGATTGACTTCGTCATCCGGAATATATTTATTAATGATAAAAAACCGGCCGTCATCCCTGATCAGCCTCTCGTAAGGCTTCATATTACCTCTCCCGGCGATAACGAAGAGAGCGTCAGGAACAGCTTGGGCCGCCTGTTTTGCGGCATTTATAAAATGGTCCAGCCCTTTGTAAGGCTCTATCCTGCCGAAGAACAAAGCTATCTTTTTCGATGCGAACCGGTCGCCCGGGATAGAGCCGGAGCCCTGACCATGTTCCGTGAAGAAAGAAAAGCTTCCCATGGGTATGACCTCGATCTTGTTTTCCGGCATCCCTTTACGGACACAAATATCCTTTAGAGAGTTACCATGCACGATGACCTTATCCGCCCTGGAAGCGGTGATGTCGTCGGCAAGGGATAGCAAAGGCTTTAAGATCCTTTTTATCAGACGTTCCTCATGAAGCTCCGGATCGTGCAGAGTGTATACCTGTTTTATGCCACGGTCACAGAATGCGCAAATATATAAATTCATGGGATGGGGCGAGATCATGTGGATGACATCAGGCTTGATAGCATTGATCGTTTTTATTAGCCGGTATATGGCCGGGAGATCAAACGATGATAAGAACGTCCGGAAGATCCCTGATGCTACAGGTATTCTTAATATATTGACAGGCCCCCTGAAATTACCCGCATCGGCATCGTCAGGGATGACCGCGAAGACCTCTCCTGTTAATGATATGCTGGAAGCGTAATGAGACATGTAATGTAGCATCCCTCCCCGCCCTACGAACGATATCAGCATTATTTTCAATGATATCACCCCATTTTTCACATAACTATGATCTATGGACCGGAAATACCGGGCTTTTTCAATTAAAGCTCTCCATGATCCTTTTATATTCTCCGCCTATTCGTTCCCAGTCATATTTGCGGGCGGTTTCCAGCGCGTTCTTTGAAAGCAGGGATGCGAGCCCGTTATCTTTCAATATTGCCACAGCTTTATCCGATATGGAGGCCGGGTCCTTTTCAGGCACCATGAACCCGTTCCACCCGTCGGTGACCGCATCTTTCATGCCCCCCACGTCCGTGGCTATGACCGGCAGGCCGGAAGCCATGCCTTCAAGTAATGTCACCGGCAGGCCTTCCACATCACCCGAGCCCGTAACGATCGAAGGTATCACGAGGATATCGGCCATTTGTAAGTAGTCGGATTTATCCTTCTTGCTTATATAGCCTTTAAAGAATGTCTTATCCTGTATGCCCATTTTTTTAGCGGCCTTTTCGAGATCTTCCCTCATAGGCCCGTCACCGCAAACGATAAGCGCAGTATCCGGACATCGGGATAGTATACCGGGCATAGCATCGATAAGATAGGGCAGGCCTTTTTTATCGACCAGCCGCCCTATAAAGAGTATGACGTTTTTATACGATATCCCGTGCCTGATTTTCAACTCCTCCTTGTTATCCACGGCCAAGAATTCGCCGGGATATATTCCCATTGGAAGCACACTTACATCCTGAGGAGGATAATTTCGCATATCTCCGGCGAGATCGAGCAGCCTTTTCTTAATATGCTCGCTTACGACAGTGACACCGTCGGAGTTCTTAAGTATATATCCGGCTATCGCCTTCTTGAACGGCATTTTTTCAAGAGCGAACAGTCCGGCCCCGTGTAGCGTCATTAAGTGCCGGGTCTTAAAAAAATGACTGCACAAAGAGCCTGTCAGCCCTCCGGGGATTATCCAGTGAGAGTGTACTATGTCAATATTTTCCTTTTTTATTATCCTTCCAGCGCAATAAAGGCCTGATAAAAACAATACCGGGACCTGGACCTTCGCGAGCCAGCTCTGTTTAATATTAGGCAGGACACCTCCGCCGTATACGAGCCTCTGGTATTTCACCGGAATAAAATACCTGTACCGGTAAACTTTAATTCCCTCCATGACCTCGTATTTTTTCGCCCCCGGATGGTGCGGGGCCAGAACAACGATTTCCATGTCGTTCTTTTGAAGCCATTTTGACAGGTCATATACGAACTCGGGCCTTACGTCGCCATTCCATCGCGGGAAAGTTGTCGTAAGCACCAGCACTTTTTTCGGCATCATACCCTCATAATATATAGTTCATTCATCATATTCCAGTTTCTTTATCCGGTAAAGGATCTCGTCCTGCACCTTCTTATGCGATTTCAGCATATCGGCCAGTATGCCCATGACAACGCTCTGGAAGCCGATTATCAATAATAATACTGTCAGTACAGCGGTGGGTAATTTTCCAGTGATAATACCCGTATTGAAGAAATATACCAGTACGTTGGCACCTGTGATCAAGCCTGCCAGGAGAAAGCATCCTCCTATGAATAAAAAGGTCTTAAGAGGCTGATAATCCCTGTATGTGCGTAAGATAGTAGCTCCGGCGCGCTTCGCATACCCGTATATATTCCCTATGAGCCGGGATCTTCCTCCGACCCGCTTCCTGAAGTTGATAGGCACTTCGACTATGACGGCACCCTGGCTGGCTATCTGCATCAGGGTTTCCTGTACATAAGTATACTCTGACAGCACATTAAGCTTTAAAGCCATATCCCTGGTAAATGCCCTGAAACCGGTCTGGGCGTCCGATATATAACAACCCGAAAGCTCCCGTGTTATAAGCGTAGCTATATAGTTGCCCGCC
The nucleotide sequence above comes from Methanooceanicella nereidis. Encoded proteins:
- a CDS encoding glycosyltransferase family 2 protein — its product is MKLVVMIPAYNEEQTIGAVIREIPRDACEKVEVVVIDDGSTDNTYGEALKAGADKIVKFKRNRGLAPAFRAGLETALSMGADIIVNTDADGQYDGMEIPKLIKPILDRNADVVLGSRTKGTIEDMPLDKKAGNYIATLITRELSGCYISDAQTGFRAFTRDMALKLNVLSEYTYVQETLMQIASQGAVIVEVPINFRKRVGGRSRLIGNIYGYAKRAGATILRTYRDYQPLKTFLFIGGCFLLAGLITGANVLVYFFNTGIITGKLPTAVLTVLLLIIGFQSVVMGILADMLKSHKKVQDEILYRIKKLEYDE
- a CDS encoding glycosyltransferase family 4 protein; this translates as MMPKKVLVLTTTFPRWNGDVRPEFVYDLSKWLQKNDMEIVVLAPHHPGAKKYEVMEGIKVYRYRYFIPVKYQRLVYGGGVLPNIKQSWLAKVQVPVLFLSGLYCAGRIIKKENIDIVHSHWIIPGGLTGSLCSHFFKTRHLMTLHGAGLFALEKMPFKKAIAGYILKNSDGVTVVSEHIKKRLLDLAGDMRNYPPQDVSVLPMGIYPGEFLAVDNKEELKIRHGISYKNVILFIGRLVDKKGLPYLIDAMPGILSRCPDTALIVCGDGPMREDLEKAAKKMGIQDKTFFKGYISKKDKSDYLQMADILVIPSIVTGSGDVEGLPVTLLEGMASGLPVIATDVGGMKDAVTDGWNGFMVPEKDPASISDKAVAILKDNGLASLLSKNALETARKYDWERIGGEYKRIMESFN
- a CDS encoding Coenzyme F420 hydrogenase/dehydrogenase, beta subunit C-terminal domain; translated protein: MNVRAIRDGSCTGCGTCAAFCHKGAIRLNIDEARGVYYPNVSENSCDECGICLKVCPGNDADLYSLNEQVSGKKQMDVFIGNYLNCYTGYSNDEKTRSDSTSGGLVTGLLIYALESGIIDGALVTRMSRTDQLIPEPFIARTKEDIIDASGSKYCPVPLNALLKEVISSKKGEKFAVVGLPCHIHGMKKASSVFKELNDKIVLYIGLFCNHTPNFFALPSILDRMNIKKDDITKINYRHNGWPGFITVTAAEKEYKIPFSDGWSIMGSYLFYPKRCLLCSDGLAELSDISFGDAWLPEYMKDKAGTSIAISRSDKADYLINKMSASGRITIGRIDAEKVAVSQKIMLYLKKKNINSRIRLLKSDMSCDNVLSPGPVDYALALYPVICHKLSRRKFTKYLPVKAIKAMEYVHLRLCNLRARSILHHRNDD
- a CDS encoding flippase, translated to MSSVKVISKNIRSLFFAQIVTMTAGIIMTMFIARTLGDANYGKLAFSQTFISLLIIFADLGLNTFATREISRYKELTDTYFKNIMIIKIILSIFTIILIASLINLLNYPADTVTIVYLIGISILLNNFSLFFRSIFRAYDKMEYEAFLNITTSVFKLGLVFIVLHQGYGLIEIGYAFIAAEILNFVLSFIISIKKFTRPKLDIDVSIWKDILIQAIPYGITVFIGLIYLKIDIVILSMIKGYAVVGWYEASCTIIYALVFIPTILNYAIFPVTSRLFITSRDSMKTVTERLLKYSFIISVPILFTLIILSRDIILLIFGEKFESSILILQIMSLYISFRFVNYVLGNTLSSINKEPSRTFCAFIVATVNIALNVMLIPAFSYTGAAVTTVVTEALLFVLYYYYNNRLFYKVPLKSLFFKPIIACFCTMMIVIVFNWLNPILLAALSTACFITALIMTGAFDDYDKKLAKTLFLDNDLIGKVFKNERAGD
- a CDS encoding polysaccharide pyruvyl transferase family protein; translated protein: MKISIINNYPGFNKGNEALLNSILTSLNDKFPDAEFNVYTYDLELNYSIKKDYIRGIKVNFHRELGKIGINKKLIRTFLITVSLLLYRFPGNIKIFNGNGIKEFADSDLVISTGGDVLTEDYGPRSLYSCYLNILYGKLLKKPVVLYAESIGPFHNAINRRMSKIVLNKADLITLREELSEKNLKEIGVNDPIIKVTADSAFLLEPADENRIKEILNIEGPGIHPGPMIGFSVSSIISDYGFEGIENKSEKYEMYVRTISEAVDHITGKYDATVIFVPHVIHPRHDDRKVANDIKKHIKDISGCVLIEGDYKAEELKGIIGKCDLFIGSRMHSTIASTSMGVPTIALAYSQKMHGIIGKMLGQKKYVIDIKELDKDKLISKIDEAWSDRESIKKDLSARMEDVKNLSKQNAELVYGVMARLKKGI
- a CDS encoding glycosyltransferase family 4 protein; translated protein: MSIKILHVVPYGVYPPKSGGALRVFSLGTEMSKYNEVYLFAQGIRKFELRSGLRSRNIPINKNYMEYRYVNILSVIISYISGKISAPPVFAGDILNLFGDGCLDKWIKECDLIQVEHPWQFDHIYSRCPENVPLVLVEQNVEYNLFSDILNDGSFISKKILKNIYRKEKFAVENADAIFVVSRDDKDSIMSAYGIDGNKIHVIPNGVDTIKFYPATSSEKADAKERLGLTDKKVILFTGSAYGPNYDAIGEILKISGKIKRDDIAFLVVGRAGERFNDTDNVTFTGLVDDISVYFKAADMAINPMVTGGGTNLKVLEYLSAGLPTISTGTGARGLEIENGKDILIAGLELFPDMIIQLLDDERSNIKLKESGRESVVKNYDWKVIAKKQNDIFESLIGQCRMR
- a CDS encoding glycosyltransferase family 4 protein — encoded protein: MLISFVGRGGMLHYMSHYASSISLTGEVFAVIPDDADAGNFRGPVNILRIPVASGIFRTFLSSFDLPAIYRLIKTINAIKPDVIHMISPHPMNLYICAFCDRGIKQVYTLHDPELHEERLIKRILKPLLSLADDITASRADKVIVHGNSLKDICVRKGMPENKIEVIPMGSFSFFTEHGQGSGSIPGDRFASKKIALFFGRIEPYKGLDHFINAAKQAAQAVPDALFVIAGRGNMKPYERLIRDDGRFFIINKYIPDDEVNQLFSASDIVVLPYISATQSGVVPVAYAFKKPVIVTGVGSLPEIVDDGITGLIVPPKDIKCLSGAMIRLLTDDGLRKEMGENAYEKMKNELSWEKISGMSLDIYKKIIS